Proteins from one Camelina sativa cultivar DH55 chromosome 8, Cs, whole genome shotgun sequence genomic window:
- the LOC104705437 gene encoding uncharacterized protein LOC104705437 isoform X1: protein MPWSYGSKGGSTSKEIDYGGGGGGKVKMDILQFLDVNGSFLANGAYGGAKGGGGAGGSIYIKAYKMTGIGLISACGGSGYGGGGGGRVSVDIFSRHDDPKIFVHGGYSIGCPDNSGAAGTLYDAVPRSLFVSNYNMTTDTYTLLLEFPFQPLWTNVYIQDKARATCPLLWSRVQVQGQISLLCGGVLSFGLAHYGTSVFELLAEELLMSDSTIKVYGALRMTVKMFLMWNSELHIDGGGGDTSVSTSILEASNLFVLRGSSVIRSNANLGVHGQGFLNLTGPGDSIEAQRLVLSLFYRIYVGPGSILRAPLQNASRDAVTPKLYCERQDCPYELLNPPEDCNVNSSLSFTLQICRVEDILVEGFIKGSVVHFHRAKTVTLQPSGEISASGMGCRGGAGEGKLLGNGIGSGGGHGGKGGRVCYNNSCVEGGITYGNANLPCELGSGSGDYSPGYSSAGGGIVVIGSMEQPLSGLSLKGSIKVDGESVKRLSRDENGSILAPGGGSGGTVLLFLRYLMLGESSLLSSGGGSGSPAGGGGGGGGRIHFHWSNIPTGDIYQPIASVKGIIHARGGAAVNDGFFGKNGTITGTDCPKGLHGIFCKECPSGTFKNITGSDSSLCRPCPVDELPTRAVYVPVRGGVSETPCPYRCVSERYHMPHCYTALEELIYTFGGPWLFGLLLMGLLILLALVLSVARMKFVGVDDLPGPAPTQHGSQIDHSFPFLESLNEVLETNRAEQSQSHVHRMYFMGPNTFSEPWHLSHIPPEEIKEIVYEAAFNTFVDEINSIAAYQWWEGAIYSILSVVAYPLAWSWQQWRRKMKLQKLREFVRSEYDHSCLRSCRSRALYEGLKVAATSDLMLAYLDFFLGGDEKRTDLPPRLHQRFPMPILFGGDGSYMAPFSLQNDNILTSLMGQLVPPTTWYRLVAGVNAQLRLVRRGRLRSTFHSVLRWLETHANPALEPHCIRVDLAWFQTTACGYCQYGLLIHTLEDCEPTSPQCVSESAWTEIQPRYGVHAHKENSPAHLRESMLFNQTNINTEDYTTRRKNYGGIIDLDSLPSLKEKRDMFFLLSFLVHNTKPVGHQDMVGLVISMLLLGDFSLVLLTLLQLYSISLLDVLLALFILPLGLLLPFPAGINALFSHGPRRSAGLARVYALWNFISLVNVFVAFLCGYVHYNTESSASKKTPFQPWNINMGESEWWIFPAGLVVCKIMQSQLINRHVANLEIQDRSLYSKDYELFWQS from the exons GACTGGAATTGGACTGATCAGTGCATGTGGTGGGAGTGGTTATGGTGGTGGGGGTGGTGGAAGAGTATCTGTCGATATTTTTAGCAGGCATGATGACCCAAAGATCTTTGTGCATG GCGGATACAGTATCGGTTGTCCAGATAACTCAGGCGCTGCTGGGACGCTATATGATGCTGTTCCCCGAAGCCTTTTCGTTAGTAACTACAATATGACGACAGACACTTATACGCTTCTCTTAGAATTTCCCTTCCAGCCACTTTGGACCAATGTTTATATTCAGGATAAAGCACGAGCAACTTGTCCTCTGTTATGGAGTCGTGTCCAG GTTCAAGGACAAATTAGTTTACTGTGCGGTGGTGTTTTGAGCTTCGGATTAGCTCATTATGGTACATCGGTATTTGAGTTATTGGCGGAAGAA CTCTTAATGAGTGATTCTACTATCAAG GTTTATGGGGCATTAAGGATGACTGTCAAGATGTTCTTGATGTGGAATTCAGAATTGCATatagatggaggaggaggagatacaAGTGTTTCCACTTCCATACTTGAGGCTAGCAATTTATTCGTTCTTAGG GGATCATCTGTCATTCGGTCAAATGCAAATCTTGGAGTCCATGGACAAGGTTTCTTGAATCTAACTGGACCAGGGGATTCGATTGAAGCACAACGGCttgttttgtctctgttttacCGGATATAT GTTGGGCCTGGGTCTATTTTGCGTGCTCCTCTACAGAATGCGTCTCGAGATGCTGT TACACCAAAGCTCTATTGTGAACGGCAAGATTGCCCTTATGAACTACTGAATCCTCCAGAGGATTGCAATGTCAATTCGTCTCTGTCCTTTACCCTACAG atATGCCGAGTTGAGGATATTCTCGTCGAAGGTTTCATTAAAGGATCAGTAGTTCATTTCCACCGAGCAAAAACTGTAACCCTTCAACCCTCTGGGGAGATTAGTGCCAGTGGAATGG GTTGTAGAGGTGGCGCAGGTGAAGGTAAATTGCTTGGAAATGGCATTGGCAGTGGTGGTGGGCATGGTGGTAAAGGAGGGCGTGTATGTTACAATAACAGCTGTGTTGAAGGTGGAATTACATATGGGAATGCAAATCTCCCTTGTGAGCTTGGCAGTGGAAGTGGTGACTATAGCCCTGGTTACTCATCGGCTGGTGGTGGTATTGTAG TTATTGGTTCAATGGAGCAACCTCTATCTGGTTTATCACTTAAAGGCTCTATTAAGGTTGATGGAGAAAGTGTCAAACGTTTAAGTAGAGATGAAAACGGTTCTATTCTAGCACCTGGGGGTGGCTCTGGTGGAACAGTCCTTTTGTTCCTGCGTTATCTTATGCTAGGAGAGTCGTCTCTTCTCTCAAGTGGTGGTGGGTCTGGCAGTCCTGCtggtggtggcggcggtggAGGTGGGAGGATTCATTTTCATTGGTCAAACATTCCCACTGGAGACATATACCAGCCAATTGCTAGTGTAAAAGGAATAATTCATGCACG AGGGGGAGCGGCAGTAAATGATGGGTTTTTTGGCAAAAATGGCACAATAACTGGGACGGATTGTCCGAAGGGACTCCATGGTATATTTTGTAAG GAATGCCCATCTGGTACATTCAAGAATATTACTGGATCTGACTCTTCTCTTTGTCGTCCTTGTCCCGTTGACGAGCTTCCAACTCGTGCTGTCTACGTCCCAGTTCGAG GTGGTGTTTCTGAGACACCATGTCCATATCGATGCGTATCGGAAAGATATCACATGCCTCACTGTTACACCGCGCTTGAGGAGTTAATTTACACATTTGGTGGGCCTTGGTTGTTTGGTCTCCTTCTGATGGGTCTCCTCATCCTCTTAGCACTTGTACTTAGTGTTGCACGAATGAAATTTGTTGGAGTTGATGATCTACCTGGCCCAGCTCCCACGCAGCATGGCTCTCAGATAGATCATTCCTTCCCTTTCCTGGAATCACTAAATGAG GTGTTGGAAACAAATAGAGCAGAGCAATCTCAGAGTCATGTGCATAGAATGTATTTTATGGGTCCTAATACATTCAGTGAGCCATGGCATCTCTCGCACATCCCCCCGGAGGAGATAAAAGAGATAGT ATATGAGGCTGCATTTAACACATTTGTCGACGAAATCAACTCTATAGCTGCTTATCAATGGTGGGAAGGTGCAATATATAGTATTCTGTCAGTAGTTGCATATCCGCTTGCATGGTCATGGCAGCAATGGCGGCGGAAGATGAAGTTGCAAAAATTGCGTGAGTTCGTACGTTCAGAATATGACCATTCCTGTTTACGCTCCTGTCGCTCCCGAGCTTTATACGAGGGTTTGAAG gtCGCTGCAACCTCCGATTTGATGCTTGCGTATCTGGATTTCTTTCTTGGTGGGGATGAAAAAAGGACGGACCTTCCACCTCGGCTTCACCAAAGGTTTCCGATGCCCATATTGTTTGGTGGTGATGGCAGTTACATGGCTCCTTTCTCACTTCAAAATGACAACATTCTTACCAGTCTGATGGGTCAG CTTGTCCCACCCACTACTTGGTACAGACTGGTGGCTGGTGTAAATGCTCAATTACGCCTTGTTCGCCGTGGGCGTCTGAGATCAACTTTTCATTCTGTTTTGAGATGGTTAGAAACTCATGCTAATCCCGCTCTGGAGCCACATTGCATACGGGTTGATCTGGCCTGGTTCCAGACTACAGCTTGCGGTTACTGCCAATATGGTCTCCTGATTCATACTCTTGAGGATTGTGAACCAACATCACCTCAGTGTGTCAGTGAATCAGCATGGACTGAAATCCAACCACG GTACGGCGTGCATGCACATAAAGAAAACTCTCCAGCACATTTAAGAGAGAGTATGCTCTTCAACCAGACCAACATAAACACTGAAGATTATACAACACGAAGAAAGAACTATGGAGGGATAATCGACCTTGACAGCTTACCGAGtctgaaagagaagagagatatgtttttccttctctctttcttagtTCACAACACTAAACCAGTGGGCCACCAG GATATGGTTGGCTTAGTTATCTCGATGTTACTTTTAGGAGATTTTAGTTTAGTCTTGCTCACACTGCTCCAGCTGTATTCGATTTCTTTGCTGGATGTACTTTTGGCTTTGTTTATATTACCTCTCGGCTTGCTTCTGCCATTCCCTGCTGGGATTAATGCCTTATTCAGCCATGGACCCAGGCGTTCTGCTGGCTTAGCACGTGTATACGCTTTGTGGAACTTCATCTCCTTAGTCAATGTG TTTGTTGCTTTCCTATGCGGATATGTTCATTATAACACTGAATCATCAGCTAGCAAGAAAACTCCTTTTCAGCCATGGAATATAAACAT GGGTGAAAGTGAATGGTGGATATTCCCAGCAGGATTGGTCGTGTGTAAGATAATGCAATCGCAGCTCATAAATCGACATGTAGCAAACCTGGAGATACAAGACCGCTCATTGTATAGTAAGGATTATGAGCTTTTTTGGCAGTCGTGA
- the LOC104705437 gene encoding uncharacterized protein LOC104705437 isoform X2, with the protein MTTDTYTLLLEFPFQPLWTNVYIQDKARATCPLLWSRVQVQGQISLLCGGVLSFGLAHYGTSVFELLAEELLMSDSTIKVYGALRMTVKMFLMWNSELHIDGGGGDTSVSTSILEASNLFVLRGSSVIRSNANLGVHGQGFLNLTGPGDSIEAQRLVLSLFYRIYVGPGSILRAPLQNASRDAVTPKLYCERQDCPYELLNPPEDCNVNSSLSFTLQICRVEDILVEGFIKGSVVHFHRAKTVTLQPSGEISASGMGCRGGAGEGKLLGNGIGSGGGHGGKGGRVCYNNSCVEGGITYGNANLPCELGSGSGDYSPGYSSAGGGIVVIGSMEQPLSGLSLKGSIKVDGESVKRLSRDENGSILAPGGGSGGTVLLFLRYLMLGESSLLSSGGGSGSPAGGGGGGGGRIHFHWSNIPTGDIYQPIASVKGIIHARGGAAVNDGFFGKNGTITGTDCPKGLHGIFCKECPSGTFKNITGSDSSLCRPCPVDELPTRAVYVPVRGGVSETPCPYRCVSERYHMPHCYTALEELIYTFGGPWLFGLLLMGLLILLALVLSVARMKFVGVDDLPGPAPTQHGSQIDHSFPFLESLNEVLETNRAEQSQSHVHRMYFMGPNTFSEPWHLSHIPPEEIKEIVYEAAFNTFVDEINSIAAYQWWEGAIYSILSVVAYPLAWSWQQWRRKMKLQKLREFVRSEYDHSCLRSCRSRALYEGLKVAATSDLMLAYLDFFLGGDEKRTDLPPRLHQRFPMPILFGGDGSYMAPFSLQNDNILTSLMGQLVPPTTWYRLVAGVNAQLRLVRRGRLRSTFHSVLRWLETHANPALEPHCIRVDLAWFQTTACGYCQYGLLIHTLEDCEPTSPQCVSESAWTEIQPRYGVHAHKENSPAHLRESMLFNQTNINTEDYTTRRKNYGGIIDLDSLPSLKEKRDMFFLLSFLVHNTKPVGHQDMVGLVISMLLLGDFSLVLLTLLQLYSISLLDVLLALFILPLGLLLPFPAGINALFSHGPRRSAGLARVYALWNFISLVNVFVAFLCGYVHYNTESSASKKTPFQPWNINMGESEWWIFPAGLVVCKIMQSQLINRHVANLEIQDRSLYSKDYELFWQS; encoded by the exons ATGACGACAGACACTTATACGCTTCTCTTAGAATTTCCCTTCCAGCCACTTTGGACCAATGTTTATATTCAGGATAAAGCACGAGCAACTTGTCCTCTGTTATGGAGTCGTGTCCAG GTTCAAGGACAAATTAGTTTACTGTGCGGTGGTGTTTTGAGCTTCGGATTAGCTCATTATGGTACATCGGTATTTGAGTTATTGGCGGAAGAACTCTTAATGAGTGATTCTACTATCAAG GTTTATGGGGCATTAAGGATGACTGTCAAGATGTTCTTGATGTGGAATTCAGAATTGCATatagatggaggaggaggagatacaAGTGTTTCCACTTCCATACTTGAGGCTAGCAATTTATTCGTTCTTAGG GGATCATCTGTCATTCGGTCAAATGCAAATCTTGGAGTCCATGGACAAGGTTTCTTGAATCTAACTGGACCAGGGGATTCGATTGAAGCACAACGGCttgttttgtctctgttttacCGGATATAT GTTGGGCCTGGGTCTATTTTGCGTGCTCCTCTACAGAATGCGTCTCGAGATGCTGT TACACCAAAGCTCTATTGTGAACGGCAAGATTGCCCTTATGAACTACTGAATCCTCCAGAGGATTGCAATGTCAATTCGTCTCTGTCCTTTACCCTACAG atATGCCGAGTTGAGGATATTCTCGTCGAAGGTTTCATTAAAGGATCAGTAGTTCATTTCCACCGAGCAAAAACTGTAACCCTTCAACCCTCTGGGGAGATTAGTGCCAGTGGAATGG GTTGTAGAGGTGGCGCAGGTGAAGGTAAATTGCTTGGAAATGGCATTGGCAGTGGTGGTGGGCATGGTGGTAAAGGAGGGCGTGTATGTTACAATAACAGCTGTGTTGAAGGTGGAATTACATATGGGAATGCAAATCTCCCTTGTGAGCTTGGCAGTGGAAGTGGTGACTATAGCCCTGGTTACTCATCGGCTGGTGGTGGTATTGTAG TTATTGGTTCAATGGAGCAACCTCTATCTGGTTTATCACTTAAAGGCTCTATTAAGGTTGATGGAGAAAGTGTCAAACGTTTAAGTAGAGATGAAAACGGTTCTATTCTAGCACCTGGGGGTGGCTCTGGTGGAACAGTCCTTTTGTTCCTGCGTTATCTTATGCTAGGAGAGTCGTCTCTTCTCTCAAGTGGTGGTGGGTCTGGCAGTCCTGCtggtggtggcggcggtggAGGTGGGAGGATTCATTTTCATTGGTCAAACATTCCCACTGGAGACATATACCAGCCAATTGCTAGTGTAAAAGGAATAATTCATGCACG AGGGGGAGCGGCAGTAAATGATGGGTTTTTTGGCAAAAATGGCACAATAACTGGGACGGATTGTCCGAAGGGACTCCATGGTATATTTTGTAAG GAATGCCCATCTGGTACATTCAAGAATATTACTGGATCTGACTCTTCTCTTTGTCGTCCTTGTCCCGTTGACGAGCTTCCAACTCGTGCTGTCTACGTCCCAGTTCGAG GTGGTGTTTCTGAGACACCATGTCCATATCGATGCGTATCGGAAAGATATCACATGCCTCACTGTTACACCGCGCTTGAGGAGTTAATTTACACATTTGGTGGGCCTTGGTTGTTTGGTCTCCTTCTGATGGGTCTCCTCATCCTCTTAGCACTTGTACTTAGTGTTGCACGAATGAAATTTGTTGGAGTTGATGATCTACCTGGCCCAGCTCCCACGCAGCATGGCTCTCAGATAGATCATTCCTTCCCTTTCCTGGAATCACTAAATGAG GTGTTGGAAACAAATAGAGCAGAGCAATCTCAGAGTCATGTGCATAGAATGTATTTTATGGGTCCTAATACATTCAGTGAGCCATGGCATCTCTCGCACATCCCCCCGGAGGAGATAAAAGAGATAGT ATATGAGGCTGCATTTAACACATTTGTCGACGAAATCAACTCTATAGCTGCTTATCAATGGTGGGAAGGTGCAATATATAGTATTCTGTCAGTAGTTGCATATCCGCTTGCATGGTCATGGCAGCAATGGCGGCGGAAGATGAAGTTGCAAAAATTGCGTGAGTTCGTACGTTCAGAATATGACCATTCCTGTTTACGCTCCTGTCGCTCCCGAGCTTTATACGAGGGTTTGAAG gtCGCTGCAACCTCCGATTTGATGCTTGCGTATCTGGATTTCTTTCTTGGTGGGGATGAAAAAAGGACGGACCTTCCACCTCGGCTTCACCAAAGGTTTCCGATGCCCATATTGTTTGGTGGTGATGGCAGTTACATGGCTCCTTTCTCACTTCAAAATGACAACATTCTTACCAGTCTGATGGGTCAG CTTGTCCCACCCACTACTTGGTACAGACTGGTGGCTGGTGTAAATGCTCAATTACGCCTTGTTCGCCGTGGGCGTCTGAGATCAACTTTTCATTCTGTTTTGAGATGGTTAGAAACTCATGCTAATCCCGCTCTGGAGCCACATTGCATACGGGTTGATCTGGCCTGGTTCCAGACTACAGCTTGCGGTTACTGCCAATATGGTCTCCTGATTCATACTCTTGAGGATTGTGAACCAACATCACCTCAGTGTGTCAGTGAATCAGCATGGACTGAAATCCAACCACG GTACGGCGTGCATGCACATAAAGAAAACTCTCCAGCACATTTAAGAGAGAGTATGCTCTTCAACCAGACCAACATAAACACTGAAGATTATACAACACGAAGAAAGAACTATGGAGGGATAATCGACCTTGACAGCTTACCGAGtctgaaagagaagagagatatgtttttccttctctctttcttagtTCACAACACTAAACCAGTGGGCCACCAG GATATGGTTGGCTTAGTTATCTCGATGTTACTTTTAGGAGATTTTAGTTTAGTCTTGCTCACACTGCTCCAGCTGTATTCGATTTCTTTGCTGGATGTACTTTTGGCTTTGTTTATATTACCTCTCGGCTTGCTTCTGCCATTCCCTGCTGGGATTAATGCCTTATTCAGCCATGGACCCAGGCGTTCTGCTGGCTTAGCACGTGTATACGCTTTGTGGAACTTCATCTCCTTAGTCAATGTG TTTGTTGCTTTCCTATGCGGATATGTTCATTATAACACTGAATCATCAGCTAGCAAGAAAACTCCTTTTCAGCCATGGAATATAAACAT GGGTGAAAGTGAATGGTGGATATTCCCAGCAGGATTGGTCGTGTGTAAGATAATGCAATCGCAGCTCATAAATCGACATGTAGCAAACCTGGAGATACAAGACCGCTCATTGTATAGTAAGGATTATGAGCTTTTTTGGCAGTCGTGA